DNA sequence from the Methanolobus psychrophilus R15 genome:
ACGGCATCCCCATCATCAACAAAAGGATATCCGTAACTCCCATCGCCATCGTTGCGGAAAGCTGCAAAGAGCCGGACCTCACCTCCGTTGCCAGGACACTGGACAGGGCTGCCCACGACGTAGGCATAGACTTCATAGGCGGCTTCAGTGCCCTCGTGCAAAAAGGCATGACGCCAGGCGACCTGCGGCTCATCAACTCAGTCCCCCAATCCCTGGCAAGCACAAAGAAGGTCTGCTCGTCAATCAATGTCGCCACAACAAAGGCCGGCATAAACATGGACGCTGTGGCCCTCATGGGTAGGGTGATCAAGGAAACCGCCCACCTTACCCGCGACCAGGGAGGTATCGGCTGCGCTAAGTTCGTGGTCTTTGCAAACGCACCCGACGACAATCCCTTCATGGCAGGAGCCTTCCATGGCATAGGCGAGCCCGAGTGCAGCATCAATGTCGGCGTCAGCGGCCCCGGAGTTGTCAACTCGGCCGTGCGCGCCCTGCAGAACCCTTCACTTGGCGACATCTCGGAGTGCATCAAAAAGACAGCATTCAAGATAACCCGTGTAGGAGAGGTCATCGGCAAAGAGGTTGCAAAACGCTTGGACGCCCGGTTCGGTGTGCTTGACCTCTCTCTCGCCCCGACGCCAGCCATCGGTGACAGTGTCGCCGCAATACTTGAGGCCATGGGTCTGGAGAGTTGCGGCACCCACGGCACAACTGCCGCACTCGCACTGCTCAATGACGCTGTTAAAAAAGGCGGTTCAATGGCATCCTCCTCCGTCGGGGGCTTAAGCGGGGCCTTCATCCCGGTAAGCGAGGACGCAGGCATGATAGACGCAGTATTGTGTGGCTCCCTCAGCCTTGATAAGCTTGAGGCGATGACCAGCGTATGCTCGGTAGGGCTTGACATGATCGCTATCCCCGGTGACACCCCTGCATCCACGATATCTGCCATAATCGCAGATGAGATGGCCATTGGCATGATAAACAAGAAAACAACGGCTGTAAGGCTCATCCCCGTTCCGGGAAAGACCGTGGGCGACATGGTCGAGTTCGGCGGACTGCTTGGCAGGGCACCTGTCATGCCTGTGAACAGGTACAGCTCCGAGAAATTCATCGCAAGGGGCGGCAGGATCCCCGCACCCATACAGGCGCTGACAAACTGATGGCAACTCTCTCACAGTTTCAGATAGCCATCAGTCAGGCAGAAGGCCGGACAAGACCCGTTCAGGAGTCTCCATGATAATAACGCTGATAGGAATGCCGGGCGCCGGGAAAAGTTCTGTCGGTAAAAGGCTTGCACGTATCATGGGGTATGCCTTTATCGACACTGACGACCTGATCATCCATGCAGCCGGCACCCTGCTCCAGCAAATTGTGGATGAACAGGGTGACATGGCACTCATAGGTGTTGAGGAGCAGAGCATCCTTGCCCTTCAGTTAAAGGACAACAGTGTCATTGCAACAGGTGGAAGTGTCGTCTACTCAGAAAAAGCAATGCAATTCCTCAAAGCAAACTCGGTCGTTGTTTACCTCGACGTACCCTTCGAGGCCATCGCTCGAAGGCTTTCCAATATTGATACAAGGGGCGTTGTAGGTCTCAAAGGCAAGGGCCTGCGGGAACTCTACCGGGAGCGCACAGGACTTTACATCGCTTATGCCGACGTTACCATCAAGGTCGGTGCCAGGGACAAGGTGCAGGATGTAGTGACTCGGATTGGGGAAAAATTACAGGATAGGGAACCCTGAGTCTCTTATGCCTGCATTTCACAATATTTATCTACAAAGATATACTGCCTGCAGATCGTCTCCCCTACTCTCTGTAGCCTTACGGATGTCTGGCATCTCTGGAAAAAAGGATTTGGACCTATTATGTTAAAAAAAAGCAGCAAGTCCTTTACACCCAACGCAAACAAGTTGTCTCTGTCAAAGAATGTACAATGATATTTCTTTTTATTCTTATTTTCCGTAAAAAATATATCAGATATTTTCTGTACCTTCTTTGGATGACATGTCAAAAGCAGGCACGTATGGCTTTATATCGATCACCGGTGTTTCATCCAGTGCATCAAGACCTTTGACCATCAGCTCTCTTCCTCTTCTTTCGATTAGCTCTGCAACGGTAACTCCGATAGGACTTGGCCTTCCCGGAGTCCTTGAGGCAAAGACACCTTTCACCCCTCCCACTCTTCTTTCCGCTATTAGCTCATACCCTTGCGACCTGTCGAAATAGAAGATCACCTGGATATGTTTGTTTTCTTCAATTCTATACAGGCCGTCCTCATACTCCTCGTTGACCACTATCACACTTATTGCCTTGCGCATCTCTTCCGGGTTTGCCGGCTCACTGAATGAGCTTTTTATCTTACCTATGCATTGTACTTCCATTTTGCCTCTCCTATCATATTATATGTCACTCTTTTTTGGCAAAATCCATATTTGTCTGGGTCATGCCTGACATCCACAATGACCCCTTACACAGGCTATATTTTATAACTGTACTTTGCTGCGAGATTGAGCTTGTTGACCAACATTATCCTGGTAAGATTTCTGATCATTTCTTTTAGTCATACGGGTATTACTACTGATACATCCATGTAGTTCTGTATGGTGACAGGTACCCCGTAAACCTCTTCGATAGTCTGTGGCGTGATCTCACCCATACTACCTGCCGCAAAGATAGTGCCGTTCTTCAGGAACAGGAACTTGTCAGCATACCTGAATGCAAGGTTAAGGTCATGCATGGTCATTACAGCCGAGACATTCTCCTTCCTGACAACATCCCTTACGATGTTAAGTATCTCCAGCTGGTTCTTAAGGTCAAGGCTGCTTGTGGGCTCATCCAACAGAAGCAGTTTTGGGTTCTGGGCAATGGCGCGTGCAATCCCCACTTTCTGCAATTCTCCTCCGCTGAGCTCATCAATGTACCTCAGGGCAAGCTCCTCAAGATGCAGTTTCTTGATGGTTGCCTCCACCAGCATCACATCTTCAGTGGTGATGTTCCATTTTATATGTGGCATCCTGCCCAGCAGAATAGCATCAAAGGCTGTCAGCCTGGCACATTCACAACGCTGGGGAACGTACCCAAGGCGCCGGGCTATCTCGATCTGCTCAAGTTTCAACACGTCTTCCTTATCCACTAGTATGGTGCCACTCTTAGGTTTCAGGATAGCGTTCATACATTTGAGCAGTGTGGTCTTTCCCACTCCGTTCGGTCCCAGTATGGCTAATATCTCGTTCTTCTTCAGGTGAAATCTTATGTCCGTGAGCACCTCTTTGCTACGGTACTGGAATTCCACTCCGTTGACTTCTAATATCATATTCTTCTCCCCTTGAGTATAAGATAAATGAATGTAGGTGCTCCCAGAAACGATGTCAGTACGGCTACCGGAAGCTGGTATGGCTGCATCATGACCCTTGCCACAGTATCTGCACAGAGCAGTAGCAGGGATCCCATAACAATGCTTCCTGCTATCAGGAAGCGATGGTCATCCCCGATGATGCGGCGCGCCATGTGGGGACATATCAATCCGATAAAGCCTATAACTCCCAGGAATGCCACAATGATAGCAGTTACAAGGGATGACCATATCATCCCCCATAGACGGACTTGTTCTACGTTGATACCAAGGCCTTTGGCAGCCTCATCTCCGGCATCAATGGCATTGTACTTCCAGCGGTTAAAGATGAAATAAACAATAGAAGCTGCCACTATGGCAGTGATAAGCCCCAATTCCTCCCAGCTTGCCCTGGCCGTATCTCCGAATGTCCAGAACACCATGGATGCCAGTTGCACATCGTCTGCAAAGTATTGGAGGAACATGGTCCCTGCTGTGAACAGTGAGCCCATCGCCACGCCCACAAGGATCATAACTTCAGGCGTTGTCCCCCGGATCCTGGCAAACATCAGTATGATTGCGGTCACAAGCATCGCGAACACGAATGCTGCTACGGTTGTCACATAAGGATTGTTGATGGTCACTGCGTCTCCGACCCGGCTGCTTGTGCTGCCTGCACCCAGTATGATGACAGAGAACGCAGCCCCGAAGGCCGCTGCATTGGATATTCCAAGTGTGAAAGGTGAACCCAAAGGATTGCGGAGTATGGATTGCATCACAACTCCTGATACTGCCAATCCGGCACCTGCAACAATGGCTGTCAGTACCTGAGGGAGGCGGACATTCCATATTATGCTGTCCCACGTTGCAGAAACACTGTGTCCTGCAAGTGTCCTTACAACATCCGTGGGTGGGATATCCACCGAGCCTGTGGCTATTGACAGGATGGAAGCCACAAACAGGAGCACAAGTCCTGCAAGGATATAGGTCCTTTTTCTGTCAGTGTGCTCCCTGTATCTTGCAGCTATGTCTCCTTCTTTACTGTTCATCCTTTCACCGTGTCCTTGTATTCTCACACGTCCAGCTTCGTGAATGCAGGAATAGTAAAGGCGTTCAGCATGTTGTCGTAGACATTCCTGCCTACATCCTCATCGCCCCTGCCAACAAGGAACGTGTATATCTCTGTTGCCTTATAATCGAGTACCACGTCCTCAAACCTGTCCGGGTACAGGAGCTTTCCAGCGAAATAGGCATCTACAAGCACAGAGCCCTGGTTCTGCGTGTACCAGTTATAAGGTAGCACCCCATATACTTCCCCGTTCTTCACTGAACTGAGTTGCCTGTAGGAGTTGTCGTTCTGAAGCTGGTACAGGGCGCTGGACTT
Encoded proteins:
- the aroK gene encoding shikimate kinase produces the protein MIITLIGMPGAGKSSVGKRLARIMGYAFIDTDDLIIHAAGTLLQQIVDEQGDMALIGVEEQSILALQLKDNSVIATGGSVVYSEKAMQFLKANSVVVYLDVPFEAIARRLSNIDTRGVVGLKGKGLRELYRERTGLYIAYADVTIKVGARDKVQDVVTRIGEKLQDREP
- a CDS encoding formylmethanofuran dehydrogenase subunit E region, whose amino-acid sequence is MEVQCIGKIKSSFSEPANPEEMRKAISVIVVNEEYEDGLYRIEENKHIQVIFYFDRSQGYELIAERRVGGVKGVFASRTPGRPSPIGVTVAELIERRGRELMVKGLDALDETPVIDIKPYVPAFDMSSKEGTENI
- a CDS encoding iron ABC transporter, ATP-binding protein, whose product is MILEVNGVEFQYRSKEVLTDIRFHLKKNEILAILGPNGVGKTTLLKCMNAILKPKSGTILVDKEDVLKLEQIEIARRLGYVPQRCECARLTAFDAILLGRMPHIKWNITTEDVMLVEATIKKLHLEELALRYIDELSGGELQKVGIARAIAQNPKLLLLDEPTSSLDLKNQLEILNIVRDVVRKENVSAVMTMHDLNLAFRYADKFLFLKNGTIFAAGSMGEITPQTIEEVYGVPVTIQNYMDVSVVIPV
- a CDS encoding iron ABC transporter, permease — its product is MNSKEGDIAARYREHTDRKRTYILAGLVLLFVASILSIATGSVDIPPTDVVRTLAGHSVSATWDSIIWNVRLPQVLTAIVAGAGLAVSGVVMQSILRNPLGSPFTLGISNAAAFGAAFSVIILGAGSTSSRVGDAVTINNPYVTTVAAFVFAMLVTAIILMFARIRGTTPEVMILVGVAMGSLFTAGTMFLQYFADDVQLASMVFWTFGDTARASWEELGLITAIVAASIVYFIFNRWKYNAIDAGDEAAKGLGINVEQVRLWGMIWSSLVTAIIVAFLGVIGFIGLICPHMARRIIGDDHRFLIAGSIVMGSLLLLCADTVARVMMQPYQLPVAVLTSFLGAPTFIYLILKGRRI